A genome region from Sphingobacteriaceae bacterium GW460-11-11-14-LB5 includes the following:
- a CDS encoding translation initiation factor IF-2, whose translation MSDDKPIILIKAIKELNIGMGTAVEFLNKKGFSAEKSPMFKLTGDMYNALLKEYQGDKIVREEAKQIVIGKIRRDEPETEKPVEAPKKNTDFEKNEEILIKNAQSFTPPVEKPKVVETPKVETPTPAPAAAVEPVKETKAEDKVEETGLPGVKIVGKIDLNDLNSKTRPAKKEETPAAPAPVVEPPVVKAPEPVKPVEQPKAEEKPVEVKKEEAPAAPAPAAEPPVVKAPEPVKPVEQPKVEEKPAEAKPVSNEPEVIKARTVKLTGPNIIGKIVLPTTPDRRNGPVASSSDSEAAKRKRKRKKTPGAPGQPGQHGGQGQQGQNNPAGQGQGQGGAPGQPRQPYQGNRPGGGTPYQGNRPAGQGGTPYQGNRNNNNNRPGFQNRNATPSGPKEEPTEKEIQDQIKATLARLSGAGKSGKFAQRAKLRRQKRDDVASNAEEAANELESQSKILKVTEFVTANELASMMDVPVTKIIGTCMSLGMFVSINQRLDAETLTIVADEFGYEIQFVKPDEDEENVIEEEDNEADLIERAPVVTIMGHVDHGKTSLLDYIRKANVVAGEAGGITQHIGAYMVTTPTGKKVTFLDTPGHEAFTAMRARGAKAADIAIIVIAADDAVMPQTKEAINHAQAAGVPLVFAFTKVDKPGANADKVREQLSVMNILVEDWGGKYQSQEISSKSGLNVDLLLDKVLLEAELLELKANPNKRATGTVIESALDKGRGIVTTVLVQAGTLRVGDPILAGSYSGRVKALTNERGAKVDSAGPSQPVQVLGMQGAPTAGDRFNALESETEARDIANKRMQLQREQGLRTQKHITLDEIGRRLAIGNFKELNIIVKGDVDGSIEALADSLLKLSTEQIQINIISKGVGQISESDVLLASASDAIIIGFQVRPSTGARKLAEAEQIDIRLYSIIYDAINEIKSAMEGMLDPEFEEKIVANVEIRETFKITKVGTIAGCMVLDGKITRNSKIRIVRDGVVVYTGELASLKRFKDDVKEVNKGYECGLNIQNFNNIEVGDIVEAYEQVEVARKL comes from the coding sequence ATGTCAGACGACAAACCAATCATTTTAATTAAAGCTATTAAAGAACTTAATATAGGCATGGGTACGGCCGTTGAGTTTTTAAACAAAAAGGGATTCTCTGCCGAGAAAAGCCCTATGTTTAAACTTACGGGAGACATGTATAATGCCTTATTGAAAGAGTATCAGGGAGATAAGATCGTAAGAGAAGAAGCCAAACAAATAGTGATTGGTAAAATACGTCGTGACGAGCCTGAGACTGAAAAGCCAGTAGAAGCGCCGAAGAAGAATACCGATTTTGAGAAAAATGAAGAGATTTTAATTAAAAATGCTCAATCATTTACCCCTCCGGTAGAAAAACCAAAGGTTGTAGAAACACCTAAGGTAGAAACGCCAACACCAGCACCTGCGGCAGCAGTAGAGCCAGTAAAAGAAACTAAGGCAGAAGATAAGGTTGAAGAAACTGGATTACCAGGAGTTAAAATTGTAGGAAAGATCGATTTAAACGACCTTAACTCAAAAACACGCCCGGCTAAAAAAGAAGAAACACCTGCTGCACCAGCACCTGTTGTAGAACCACCAGTGGTTAAAGCACCAGAACCTGTAAAACCAGTTGAGCAACCTAAAGCGGAAGAAAAACCGGTTGAGGTTAAAAAGGAAGAAGCGCCTGCTGCACCAGCACCAGCTGCAGAACCGCCAGTGGTTAAAGCACCTGAGCCTGTAAAACCAGTGGAACAACCTAAAGTGGAAGAAAAACCAGCTGAAGCAAAACCGGTAAGCAACGAGCCTGAGGTAATTAAAGCACGTACCGTTAAATTAACCGGTCCGAATATTATTGGTAAAATTGTTTTACCAACAACACCGGATAGAAGAAACGGCCCTGTAGCATCATCTAGCGATAGTGAAGCCGCTAAACGTAAGCGTAAACGCAAAAAAACTCCGGGAGCTCCAGGTCAACCAGGCCAACACGGTGGTCAGGGCCAGCAAGGACAGAATAATCCTGCAGGTCAAGGTCAAGGCCAGGGTGGTGCGCCAGGACAACCTCGTCAACCTTATCAAGGTAACAGACCAGGTGGCGGTACACCATACCAGGGTAACAGACCAGCCGGGCAAGGTGGAACACCTTATCAGGGAAATAGAAATAACAACAATAACAGACCAGGTTTCCAAAATAGAAATGCTACACCAAGCGGACCTAAAGAAGAACCTACTGAGAAAGAAATTCAAGATCAGATCAAAGCAACACTTGCCCGTTTAAGTGGAGCTGGTAAATCAGGTAAATTTGCACAACGTGCTAAATTGCGTCGTCAGAAACGTGATGATGTAGCATCGAATGCAGAAGAGGCTGCAAATGAGCTTGAATCGCAATCGAAAATATTAAAAGTAACAGAATTTGTTACGGCTAATGAGTTAGCGAGCATGATGGATGTACCGGTTACCAAAATTATTGGTACTTGTATGAGCCTTGGTATGTTCGTTTCCATTAACCAACGTTTAGATGCTGAAACCTTAACCATCGTTGCAGACGAGTTTGGTTACGAAATTCAATTCGTTAAACCAGATGAGGATGAAGAAAATGTAATTGAGGAAGAAGATAACGAGGCAGATTTAATCGAAAGAGCTCCGGTTGTGACGATTATGGGTCACGTCGATCACGGTAAAACCTCATTGCTGGATTATATCCGTAAAGCAAATGTGGTAGCTGGTGAGGCAGGTGGTATTACCCAGCACATTGGTGCTTATATGGTAACTACGCCAACCGGTAAAAAAGTAACTTTCTTAGATACCCCAGGTCACGAAGCCTTTACAGCGATGCGTGCACGTGGTGCTAAGGCAGCAGATATTGCCATTATTGTTATTGCTGCAGACGATGCAGTGATGCCTCAAACAAAAGAGGCGATTAACCACGCACAAGCGGCAGGTGTACCATTGGTATTTGCTTTCACTAAGGTAGATAAACCAGGTGCAAATGCAGATAAAGTACGTGAGCAATTATCGGTAATGAATATTTTGGTTGAAGATTGGGGTGGTAAATATCAATCACAGGAAATCTCAAGCAAAAGCGGCTTAAATGTTGATTTACTTTTAGATAAAGTATTATTAGAAGCTGAATTATTAGAACTGAAAGCGAATCCGAATAAGAGAGCTACAGGTACTGTAATTGAGTCGGCATTAGATAAAGGACGTGGTATTGTAACTACAGTATTGGTTCAGGCTGGTACATTAAGAGTTGGAGATCCAATCTTAGCAGGTAGTTACAGCGGACGTGTAAAAGCATTAACCAACGAGCGTGGTGCTAAAGTAGATTCTGCAGGTCCATCACAACCGGTACAGGTTTTGGGTATGCAGGGTGCGCCTACAGCAGGTGATCGATTTAATGCTTTAGAAAGTGAAACCGAAGCACGTGATATTGCAAACAAACGGATGCAGTTACAACGTGAACAAGGATTACGTACACAGAAACATATTACTTTAGATGAGATCGGTCGTCGTTTGGCTATCGGTAACTTTAAAGAGCTTAATATTATCGTTAAAGGTGATGTGGATGGTTCAATCGAGGCATTAGCCGATTCATTGTTAAAACTATCAACTGAGCAGATCCAGATCAATATCATCAGTAAAGGTGTTGGTCAGATTTCAGAATCTGATGTATTGTTAGCTTCAGCTTCAGATGCGATTATTATTGGTTTCCAGGTTCGTCCATCAACAGGTGCACGTAAACTTGCAGAAGCTGAGCAGATCGATATCCGTTTATATTCTATCATCTACGATGCAATCAACGAGATTAAATCGGCGATGGAAGGTATGTTGGATCCGGAATTTGAAGAGAAAATTGTGGCGAATGTTGAGATTCGCGAGACTTTCAAAATTACTAAAGTGGGTACCATTGCAGGTTGTATGGTATTAGATGGTAAGATTACCCGTAACAGTAAAATCCGTATCGTTAGAGATGGTGTTGTAGTGTACACAGGTGAACTGGCCTCGTTAAAACGCTTTAAAGATGATGTGAAAGAAGTGAATAAAGGTTACGAGTGTGGTTTAAACATTCAGAACTTCAACAACATCGAAGTTGGCGATATCGTAGAAGCTTACGAACAGGTAGAAGTAGCTAGAAAACTGTAA